The following are from one region of the Amylibacter sp. IMCC11727 genome:
- the pnp gene encoding polyribonucleotide nucleotidyltransferase → MFDEVKKSIEWGGETLTLETGKIARQADSTVIATLGETSVLAAVVFAKKEKPGMDFFPLTVNYQEKYYAAGKIPGGFFKREARPTEKETLTARLIDRPIRPLFVPGFKHETQVTLTVLSHDLENDPDMVAMIAASAALTLSGAPFMGPIGGCRVGFVDGEYVLNPSVDDMHELRNNPEQRLDLVVAGTKDAVMMVESEAYELSEAEMLGAVQFAHESIQPVIDLIIDMAEECANEPFDFQAPDYSDILAKITKIGEADMRAAFGNTDKQERTAAVSAARDAIIEALSEEEREDSNLSTAMKKLESSVVRGDIVNTGKRIDGRDLTTVRGIVGETGLLPRTHGSALFTRGETQALAVTTLGTGDDEQMIDSLQGMFRSNFLLHYNFPPYSVGECGRMMGPGRREIGHGKLAWRALQAVLPAPTDFPYTIRVVSEITESNGSSSMASVCGGSLSMMDAGVPLKAPVAGVAMGLILEDDGKYAVLTDILGDEDHLGDMDFKVAGTENGITSLQMDIKVAGITTEIMEKALDQAKDGRMHILGEMNKALSETGSFSEHAPRIETININPDKIREVIGSGGKVIREIVETSGAKVDINDDGTIKIASSNGAQIEAAKEMIMSIAAEPEVGTIYTGTVVKVMDFGAFVNFFGKRDGLVHVSQMANERVGHPKDVVSEGQSVKVKLMGFDDRGKVRLSMKVVDQETGEEITNEE, encoded by the coding sequence ATGTTTGACGAAGTCAAAAAATCAATCGAATGGGGCGGTGAAACGCTCACTTTGGAAACGGGTAAAATTGCCCGTCAGGCCGACAGCACAGTTATCGCCACTTTGGGTGAAACTTCTGTTTTGGCCGCTGTTGTCTTTGCGAAGAAAGAAAAGCCAGGAATGGATTTCTTCCCACTGACCGTAAACTACCAAGAAAAATACTACGCCGCAGGTAAAATCCCAGGCGGTTTCTTTAAGCGTGAAGCACGCCCAACAGAAAAAGAAACACTGACAGCACGCCTGATCGACCGTCCGATCCGCCCGCTGTTTGTTCCGGGCTTTAAGCACGAAACACAAGTCACTCTGACAGTTCTGTCCCACGATCTGGAAAATGACCCGGACATGGTGGCGATGATTGCCGCATCCGCGGCCCTTACCCTGTCTGGCGCACCGTTCATGGGTCCAATCGGCGGCTGCCGCGTTGGCTTTGTGGATGGCGAATACGTGTTGAACCCATCCGTGGACGACATGCACGAGCTGCGCAACAACCCAGAACAGCGCCTTGATCTTGTTGTGGCTGGCACCAAAGACGCCGTAATGATGGTTGAGTCCGAAGCCTACGAACTGTCCGAAGCAGAAATGCTTGGCGCCGTTCAATTCGCGCACGAAAGCATCCAGCCAGTGATCGACCTGATCATCGACATGGCCGAAGAATGCGCGAACGAGCCGTTCGACTTCCAAGCACCTGACTATTCCGACATTTTGGCGAAAATCACCAAAATCGGCGAAGCAGACATGCGTGCGGCATTCGGCAACACAGACAAGCAAGAACGCACCGCCGCTGTTTCCGCAGCCCGCGACGCGATCATCGAAGCCTTGTCCGAAGAAGAGCGCGAAGACAGCAACCTGTCCACCGCCATGAAAAAGCTGGAAAGCTCGGTTGTGCGTGGCGATATCGTCAACACAGGCAAGCGCATCGACGGTCGTGATCTGACTACCGTTCGCGGTATCGTTGGTGAAACTGGCCTTCTGCCACGGACACACGGCTCTGCCTTGTTCACACGCGGCGAAACACAGGCGCTGGCTGTAACCACACTGGGTACAGGCGATGACGAGCAGATGATCGATTCACTGCAAGGCATGTTCCGCTCCAACTTCCTGCTGCATTACAACTTCCCTCCCTACTCTGTGGGCGAGTGTGGTCGTATGATGGGCCCTGGCCGCCGTGAAATCGGTCACGGTAAACTGGCATGGCGTGCGTTGCAGGCGGTTCTTCCTGCCCCAACGGATTTCCCATACACAATTCGTGTTGTGTCCGAGATCACAGAATCCAACGGCTCCTCCTCTATGGCATCCGTTTGTGGTGGCTCCTTGTCCATGATGGACGCAGGCGTTCCATTGAAAGCACCGGTTGCTGGTGTTGCGATGGGCTTGATCCTTGAAGACGACGGCAAATACGCCGTGCTGACAGACATCCTCGGCGACGAAGATCACCTCGGCGACATGGACTTCAAAGTGGCTGGTACAGAAAACGGCATCACGTCCTTGCAAATGGACATCAAAGTTGCTGGCATCACCACCGAGATCATGGAAAAAGCGCTGGATCAGGCCAAAGACGGCCGTATGCACATCCTTGGCGAAATGAACAAAGCACTGTCCGAGACAGGTTCCTTCTCCGAGCATGCACCACGCATTGAAACCATCAACATCAACCCAGACAAAATCCGCGAAGTCATCGGCTCTGGCGGTAAAGTGATCCGCGAAATCGTGGAAACATCTGGCGCGAAAGTGGACATCAACGACGACGGCACAATCAAGATCGCTTCTTCTAACGGCGCACAAATCGAAGCCGCAAAAGAAATGATCATGTCCATCGCAGCTGAACCAGAAGTGGGCACAATCTACACTGGTACAGTCGTGAAAGTGATGGACTTCGGTGCATTCGTGAACTTCTTTGGCAAACGGGACGGTCTTGTACACGTATCCCAAATGGCAAATGAGCGCGTTGGTCACCCAAAAGACGTCGTGTCCGAAGGTCAATCCGTTAAGGTGAAACTGATGGGCTTTGACGATCGTGGCAAGGTGCGCCTGTCCATGAAAGTGGTCGATCAGGAAACTGGCGAAGAAATCACAAACGAAGAGTAA